In Deltaproteobacteria bacterium PRO3, the following proteins share a genomic window:
- the rplU gene encoding 50S ribosomal protein L21 has protein sequence MKYAIIETGGKQYKVSEGEKVKIEKVPEGVVGQSIEFTRVLLVGGETPVIGTPVVETAKVAGEIVAQAKDKKVMVFKKKRRKGYSKHFGHRQEFTEVLIKQISA, from the coding sequence ATGAAGTACGCGATCATCGAGACCGGCGGCAAGCAATACAAGGTCTCCGAAGGCGAAAAGGTCAAAATCGAAAAGGTCCCCGAGGGCGTGGTCGGTCAGTCGATCGAATTCACCCGCGTGCTCCTGGTGGGCGGCGAGACCCCCGTGATCGGGACCCCGGTCGTCGAGACCGCGAAGGTCGCCGGCGAGATCGTCGCCCAGGCCAAGGACAAGAAGGTCATGGTCTTCAAGAAGAAGCGCCGCAAGGGCTATTCGAAGCATTTCGGGCATCGGCAAGAATTCACCGAAGTCCTGATCAAACAAATTTCGGCTTAG